The proteins below are encoded in one region of Helianthus annuus cultivar XRQ/B chromosome 2, HanXRQr2.0-SUNRISE, whole genome shotgun sequence:
- the LOC110916495 gene encoding SH3 domain-containing protein 2 produces the protein MDAIRKQALKLREQVARQQQAVLKQFAGGLGGSEDLLANEIELQQHQKLEKLYISTRAAKHFQRDIVRGVEGFIVVGSKQVEIGTKLSEDSRKYGAENTCTSGNALSKAAMSYSSARMDIEKERENLLKALGTQVAEPLRAMVVGAPLEDARRHAQRYDRVRQEAESQVIEVARRQAKVKESDGNPDNVSKFEAAQARLQELKSSMNILGKEAVATMSAVEAQQQRLTLQRLITMVEAEKHHYEKVVHILDRLEDEMLQERQRIDATPTAAAVLPPEDESKNSVSAPQRNGNSTDNMDYFLAEVIHPYEAESDAELSLTVGDYVVVRKVSTNGWAEGECEGKAGWFPLEYVERRDRILGTQAAGV, from the exons ATGGACGCCATACGAAAACAAGCTCTCAAGCTCAGAGAACAGGTCGCCAGACAACAGCAG GCTGTTCTCAAACAATTTGCTGGTGGGCTTGGAGGTTCAGAAGATTTACTAGCCAATGAAATCGAATTACAGCAGCATCAAAAGCTTGAAAAGCTTTACATATCTACCCGAGCTGCCAAG CACTTTCAACGTGACATTGTCCGTGGTGTCGAGGGTTTTATTGTAGTTGGATCAAAGCAAGTTGAAATCG GTACTAAACTATCTGAAGACAGCAGGAAATATGGTGCGGAGAACACATGCACCAGTGGTAATGCTCTGTCCAAAGCAGCAATGAGTTACAGTAGTGCTCGTATGGATATCGAAAAGGAAAGAGAAAATCTCTTGAAAGCCCTTGGCACACAG GTTGCGGAACCTTTAAGAGCTATGGTTGTTGGAGCTCCTTTGGAGGATGCTCGACGTCATGCTCAAAGATATGACAGAGTCAGACAAGAAGCTGAATCTCAG GTGATTGAAGTTGCAAGAAGGCAGGCCAAAGTGAAGGAATCCGACGGGAATCCTGATAACGTGTCAAAATTCGAAGCTGCACAAGCTAGACTTCAGGAGCTAAAATCAAGCATGAATATATTGGGTAAAGAAGCCGTTGCTACCATGTCAGCTGTGGAAGCTCAACAACAGAGGTTAACGCTTCAACGCCTCATAACCATG GTTGAAGCAGAGAAGCATCACTATGAGAAAGTTGTTCATATACTTGATCGACTCGAGGACGAG ATGTTGCAAGAACGTCAAAGGATTGACGCTACTCCGACAGCAGCAGCGGTTTTGCCACCTGAAGATGAATCCAAGAATAGTGTATCTGCTCCTCAAAGAAACGGCAACTCTACAGATAATATGGACTACTTTCTTGCAGAG GTCATACATCCATATGAAGCAGAGTCGGATGCTGAGCTGAGTTTAACGGTTGGGGACTACGTTGTTGTTCGAAAG GTGTCAACCAATGGTTGGGCTGAAGGCGAATGTGAAGGGAAGGCGGGTTGGTTTCCGTTGGAATATGTAGAACGCCGAGATCGGATTCTTGGTACCCAGGCGGCTGGAGTTTAG